A stretch of Rhodoferax potami DNA encodes these proteins:
- a CDS encoding transporter substrate-binding domain-containing protein has product MKRQFVKALLGGLFLAAGLAQAQDVVRIGTLSDYPPFEYKDASGQLKGMEIELGNAMCKHMQAKCEYVTMDFDALIPALKAKKIDAVLAQMSITAERKKVVDFTDLFTLAPVQYVAKVGSGITEDPATLRGKTVGVYSGSNSETYFKKRLPKAKSGVSTKAYPNQDAIWLDLEAGRLNTTLTDTTVAYEWLQKTGKAKGFDFAGKPVNDVEIFGEGTGIAVRKGDPLKARFNAAIKKVLTDGTFAAENKKVFPFSIAPASK; this is encoded by the coding sequence ATGAAGCGTCAGTTTGTGAAAGCATTGTTGGGTGGTCTGTTCCTGGCGGCTGGTTTGGCCCAAGCCCAGGATGTGGTGCGTATCGGCACCCTGTCCGACTACCCTCCGTTTGAGTACAAGGATGCATCCGGCCAACTCAAGGGCATGGAAATCGAGTTGGGCAACGCGATGTGCAAGCACATGCAAGCCAAGTGCGAATACGTGACCATGGACTTTGATGCGCTTATCCCCGCGCTCAAAGCCAAGAAGATTGACGCCGTGCTGGCCCAGATGTCTATCACTGCTGAGCGCAAAAAAGTGGTGGACTTTACCGACCTGTTCACCCTGGCACCCGTGCAATACGTCGCCAAAGTGGGCTCCGGCATCACCGAAGACCCGGCCACCCTGCGCGGCAAGACCGTGGGCGTTTACAGCGGCTCCAATAGCGAGACGTACTTTAAGAAGCGCCTGCCCAAGGCCAAGTCTGGCGTTTCCACCAAGGCCTACCCCAACCAGGACGCGATCTGGTTGGACCTCGAAGCCGGACGCCTGAACACCACCTTGACCGACACCACGGTCGCTTACGAGTGGCTGCAAAAGACCGGCAAGGCCAAGGGCTTCGACTTCGCCGGCAAGCCGGTGAACGACGTGGAAATCTTCGGCGAAGGCACCGGCATTGCGGTGCGCAAGGGCGACCCCCTGAAGGCCCGCTTCAACGCAGCCATTAAAAAGGTGCTGACCGACGGCACCTTCGCTGCTGAAAACAAGAAAGTGTTTCCGTTTAGCATTGCTCCCGCCAGCAAGTAA
- a CDS encoding ABC transporter permease — MDVLQAYTGQLLQGALMTVQLACAALVCGLALGLVLAACQLSRHAWLRRPVAVFTGVLRGVPEFLVVLVCYFGLSNLINNHFDSAFDISPFFAGVVSLALVLGAYSSEVFRGSFVALERGQLEAARSLGLSPVQTFFLVRLPQAWRIAIPSLGNLWQSLLKDTSLVSVVGLEDLLKKSNMAAQASHQPFMFLMAAAVMYFCLLALSDPLVSALERRAQRPYQAHRS, encoded by the coding sequence ATGGATGTTTTGCAGGCCTACACGGGCCAGCTGCTGCAAGGTGCGCTGATGACCGTGCAACTGGCCTGCGCCGCCCTGGTGTGCGGGTTGGCTTTGGGCTTGGTGCTGGCGGCCTGCCAGCTTAGCCGCCACGCCTGGCTGCGCCGCCCGGTGGCCGTGTTCACCGGTGTGCTGCGCGGGGTGCCCGAGTTTCTGGTGGTGCTGGTGTGCTACTTCGGGCTCTCCAACCTTATCAACAACCACTTTGACAGCGCGTTTGACATCAGCCCGTTTTTTGCGGGCGTGGTGTCTCTGGCGCTGGTGCTGGGAGCCTATTCCTCCGAGGTGTTTCGCGGCAGCTTTGTGGCACTGGAGCGCGGGCAGCTGGAAGCCGCCCGCTCGCTGGGCCTGAGCCCGGTGCAAACCTTCTTTCTGGTGCGCTTGCCGCAGGCCTGGCGCATTGCCATTCCCAGTCTGGGCAACCTCTGGCAATCCTTGCTCAAAGACACCTCGCTGGTGTCGGTGGTCGGCTTGGAAGACCTGCTGAAGAAGTCCAACATGGCGGCCCAGGCTTCGCACCAGCCTTTTATGTTTTTGATGGCGGCAGCCGTGATGTATTTTTGCCTGCTGGCGCTGTCTGACCCGCTGGTCTCCGCACTGGAGCGGCGGGCACAGCGCCCCTATCAGGCTCACCGCAGTTAG
- the mmuM gene encoding homocysteine S-methyltransferase: MMLNPLNSFLAHDRLMVLDGALATELERRGANLNDALWSAKLLIEQPELIRAVHADYFAAGADVATTASYQATFEAFTRRGMSRTEAADLMHLSVTLACEARDAFWAEPANRVDRLRPLVAASVGPYGAMLADGSEYRGNYGLSRAALADFHRERMQVLATSGADLLACETIPCLDEAMAIADVLAEQNNINAWISFSCKDGEHNVQGERLADCVAALEASPHIVAIGVNCTAPEHVASLVEQAKTRTTKPVLVYPNSGEHYDAQGKVWTGACNPADAYAEMAARWQAKGARMIGGCCRTGPDDIRAVRHMAVV, encoded by the coding sequence ATGATGCTGAATCCCCTGAATAGTTTTCTCGCCCACGACCGCCTGATGGTGCTGGACGGCGCTCTGGCCACCGAGCTGGAGCGTCGCGGCGCCAACCTGAATGACGCGCTGTGGTCCGCCAAGCTGCTGATCGAGCAACCTGAACTCATTCGCGCGGTGCACGCAGACTACTTTGCCGCCGGGGCCGATGTGGCCACCACTGCCAGCTACCAGGCCACCTTTGAAGCCTTTACCCGTCGTGGCATGAGCCGCACGGAGGCCGCTGATTTGATGCACCTGTCGGTGACTCTGGCCTGCGAGGCACGCGATGCGTTCTGGGCCGAGCCTGCCAACCGCGTGGACCGCCTGCGCCCGCTGGTGGCCGCGTCGGTAGGCCCGTACGGTGCCATGCTGGCCGATGGCTCGGAGTACCGCGGCAACTACGGGCTGAGCCGTGCCGCGCTGGCCGACTTCCACCGCGAGCGCATGCAAGTGCTGGCGACTTCGGGCGCCGACCTGCTGGCCTGCGAGACGATTCCCTGCCTGGACGAAGCCATGGCGATTGCTGATGTGCTCGCAGAGCAAAACAACATCAATGCGTGGATCAGCTTCTCCTGCAAAGACGGCGAGCACAACGTGCAGGGCGAGCGCTTGGCTGATTGCGTAGCCGCGCTGGAGGCAAGCCCGCACATTGTGGCTATCGGCGTGAACTGCACGGCGCCTGAGCATGTGGCCAGCCTGGTGGAGCAGGCCAAGACCCGCACCACCAAGCCGGTGCTGGTCTACCCGAACTCCGGTGAGCATTACGACGCTCAAGGCAAGGTCTGGACCGGTGCCTGCAACCCGGCGGATGCTTATGCGGAGATGGCTGCGCGCTGGCAAGCCAAAGGTGCCCGCATGATTGGTGGCTGCTGTCGCACTGGCCCGGACGATATCCGGGCGGTCCGACACATGGCCGTAGTTTGA
- a CDS encoding ABC transporter permease encodes MDAWFTDILVLLQDNRAELWEGLVVTLQLWATSGVAGLVLALGLALGATHGGTVVRRLVRFYGAAFRGTPLLVQMFLLYYGLSQFEWVRASAAWVVLEDAFYCGLIAITLNIAAYMAEDIRAGILAIPAGQTEAARAFGMPSGTLLRRIVLPQALRIATPALGNEVVSLLKATALVSTITVFDLTGVARRLSNESYTTDALVLAGVVYGALTLLISAGVHFLERRRKSHAA; translated from the coding sequence ATGGACGCCTGGTTTACCGACATCCTCGTCCTGCTGCAGGACAACCGTGCCGAACTGTGGGAAGGCCTGGTCGTTACCCTGCAACTGTGGGCTACCTCGGGCGTGGCCGGTTTGGTGCTGGCGCTGGGCTTGGCGCTGGGTGCCACGCATGGCGGAACGGTTGTGCGGCGGCTGGTGCGCTTTTATGGCGCCGCTTTTCGGGGCACGCCGCTGCTGGTGCAGATGTTCCTGCTGTACTACGGGCTCAGCCAGTTTGAGTGGGTGCGCGCCTCCGCTGCGTGGGTGGTGCTGGAGGACGCGTTTTACTGTGGGCTCATAGCCATAACGCTCAACATTGCCGCCTACATGGCCGAAGACATTCGCGCCGGCATTCTGGCCATTCCCGCTGGCCAAACCGAGGCAGCTCGCGCCTTTGGCATGCCGTCCGGCACTTTGCTGCGCCGTATCGTGCTGCCGCAGGCTTTGCGCATTGCGACTCCTGCTTTGGGTAACGAAGTGGTGTCCTTGCTCAAAGCCACGGCGCTGGTGAGCACCATCACCGTGTTTGATCTGACTGGTGTGGCCCGCCGCCTCTCAAATGAGTCGTACACCACGGATGCGCTGGTGTTGGCTGGCGTGGTCTATGGCGCGTTGACCCTGCTGATTTCGGCGGGTGTGCATTTTCTGGAGCGACGCCGCAAAAGCCACGCTGCCTGA
- a CDS encoding Lrp/AsnC family transcriptional regulator: METPLDPFDRKILEFVQRDCQVNAEVIAEAVGLSASAVQRRLRRLRAEKVITAEVAIVDPQVVGQRMQFIAGIELKDNYEALPRIRVWVQKEPEVQQLFYVTGAVDLVMVILSKSVKEYDALSARLMAEVPQVIRMTTNVVIDAMKSDLYVPVDE; the protein is encoded by the coding sequence ATGGAAACGCCTTTGGACCCCTTTGACCGGAAAATTCTGGAGTTCGTGCAACGCGATTGCCAGGTCAATGCAGAAGTGATTGCCGAGGCCGTCGGCCTGTCTGCGTCCGCGGTGCAGCGGCGCCTGCGCCGGTTGCGGGCGGAGAAGGTGATTACGGCCGAGGTTGCCATCGTGGACCCGCAGGTCGTGGGCCAACGCATGCAGTTCATCGCCGGCATCGAGCTCAAAGACAACTACGAGGCCCTGCCCCGCATCCGCGTATGGGTACAAAAAGAGCCTGAAGTGCAGCAGCTCTTTTATGTGACAGGTGCGGTGGACTTGGTGATGGTCATCCTGAGCAAGAGCGTGAAGGAGTACGACGCTCTCTCCGCCCGACTCATGGCCGAAGTGCCCCAGGTGATTCGCATGACCACCAATGTGGTGATC
- a CDS encoding c-type cytochrome: protein MHPEDDTPPQRPRWLAAALIVAVLVVVAGMLLVGWRTLQADNSKGETIQSAAVPAKSASGVVAPTSPVAPAASLALGQAAVNASNCMRCHGVDRRYVGPAFNQVVARYQGRPDAVDYLAGKIRNGGSGEWGRALMPRHPQLSEEQARQMAQWVMSLPPAAQ, encoded by the coding sequence ATGCACCCGGAAGACGACACCCCACCTCAGCGGCCACGTTGGCTTGCGGCGGCACTTATCGTGGCGGTGCTGGTGGTGGTCGCAGGCATGCTGCTGGTGGGCTGGCGCACGCTGCAGGCCGACAACAGCAAAGGCGAAACGATCCAAAGTGCCGCTGTACCTGCAAAAAGCGCCAGCGGTGTGGTGGCGCCAACATCACCGGTTGCCCCCGCTGCTTCGCTGGCGCTGGGCCAAGCTGCTGTCAACGCTTCCAACTGCATGCGCTGCCATGGCGTAGACAGGCGTTATGTCGGCCCCGCATTCAATCAAGTGGTTGCGCGCTATCAAGGCCGGCCGGATGCGGTGGACTACCTGGCGGGCAAGATTCGCAATGGGGGCTCTGGCGAGTGGGGCCGGGCCCTGATGCCCCGCCACCCGCAGCTCAGCGAGGAGCAAGCGCGGCAGATGGCGCAGTGGGTGATGTCGCTGCCCCCGGCAGCGCAGTGA